The Pandoraea vervacti DNA window ACGACACCACGATCAACGAGTTCACGGTCGGCCCCGCGAAACAGCCTTGGTAGGTGGGATACGAGATGCCTCGGCACCGGAAGAGCGGTGCCGCGCGCGCCACGTTGATTGCGGCATTGGCGGTTTTTTCAAACCGCTGATTGCATCGCCGGTGACTTTCACCGAATGAACCGGACGCGCTACGCGCTTTCAATGTCTTCCATACATCGCCGGCCGAATTTTTGGGTGCAAATTTCGGTGCAAATCCGGTGCACTGAGAAGCAGGAATAGCCTTCTCAGGCGACTTTCGACTACGCGATTGCACAGATGCTGGAACGGGACATCCAACACCCCCCCTGAAACAACAGGGATGACTGTGTCTGTCTTGATGTGGCGCGAAGCCTTAGTGGTACCGGGGACCGGACTTGAACCGGCAAGCCCGAAGGCGGCGGATTTTAAGTCCGCTATGTTTACCAATTTCATCACCCCGGCAAGGGCACGCATTCTAACATCCCCCACCGGGATACGTCAGTTCGGTATCATGGGGCTATGCACGCACTGTGCGCGTCAACGGAGATCGATCCATGCTGGAGAATCTCGACCGCATCGCCCTGTCGCTCGACGCCATCGAAACTGCCGCTCGTGACGTCGCCATGAATTCCCCCCAGAACGCGCAAGCTCTCTATACCGCGCTCATGGAAATTCGTAACGCCATCGCACTCGTCGCTCAGGAGGTCGTGCGCCTGGAACACGAAATCCACGGCCACTCACCCTCCGGCAACGGACAATCGTGACACGTCCTGCCGCCGATACCGCGAGCGCCCCGAATGTCGACGCCCCCAAGGCATCGCTCACGGATTCACGCGTTCCACACATTACCCGCCGCTCCGAACCATCCACTGAACCACCTACCTGCCGCGATCTGGCGCTCGCCTTTGGCGCCATCGGCGCCACCGGCTTTGGCGGCGTCTTGCCCTGGGCACGGCGCATGCTCGTCGACCAGCGCCGATGGCTCACCGATCGGGAATTTGCCGAATTGCTCCCGCTCGCACAATTGCTGCCCGGGCCGAACGTCGCCAATATCGCCACCGTGCTCGGACGCCGCTTCCGTGGCCCGCGCGGTGCAATCGCCGCCGTCGCCGGTCTCTACTGTTGCCCGACCATCGTCATCGTCCTGATCGGGCTCGCCTACGCCCGATGGGGACAGACCCCGCTCGTTCAGCACGTGCTCTCCGGCCTGATGCCCGCCGCCACCGGACTCGTCATCGCGACCTCGCTGCGCTTGCTTGCCGGACTGGAACGCCATTGGACGACGCTCGCCTTGGCCGGCGCGACATTCGTCGGCAGTTTCGTGCTCGGCTTGCCCTTGTTGCTCGTGCTCGGCGTGCTCGGCCCATGCGCGATTCTGACGGCGCACCGGCGCGCCCGGCGGCATCGACAGAACGAACAGGACAGCCAGGACGTGAGCGCCGCCCCATGAACACGCTCGTCGACCTCTTTGCGCACGGCACGCTCTGGTCGTTGCTCGCCGTGGGCGGCACCAATGTCACGCTCGCCGACATTCATCGCTACGCCGTCGAAACGCGCCATTGGATTACCGATGCCCAATTCGTCACCTTCTTCTCGCTGGCGCAGGCCGCCCCCGGCCCGAACGGCATGGCCGTCACCCTGATCGGCTTGCAGGCCGCAGGCTTGCCCGGCGCCCTCACCGCCACCCTCGCCAAGTGCGCGCCTAGTTCACTGCTGGCCTATCTCGTCGGCGGATGGGTCGACCGGCACGAACGCTCGCCATGGGTGCGCGCGGTACGCGCCGGCCTCGCCCCCATTACCGTCGGTCTGCTTGCCGCCAGCAGCGCCCTGATCGCGCGTGAAGTGGATATCAATCTCGCACGCGGGCTCGTCACGCTGGTGGCCGTCGTCGTTACGCTGCGCACCCGATGGAATCCCCTGTGGCTCATCGCCGCGGGCAGTGCGCTCGGACTCACTGGCGCGTTGATGTAACCACCGCCGACCAAACCTCTGCACCCCGGGCGCGCCGGCCGGCGGGGCGGAGAACTCGACCCACTACGTCAATCTTCGTTACGAACCGTCACATACTGGTCCCAAACTGGGGGTACATGACGCCCCGGCAACGGGTCTACAATAGGCAGCACGTTTCACAACACGGTGTGTCCCCATGACCGTCCCCTGTTGTACGTCGCAAGCCGAGGCGCCCTCAGGCGCCTCTCCCAACGCCACCCGCTCGCAGATCGCCCGCGACGGCCCGCCGAGCGCTGCCCCGGTCCATGGGCAGGTCGACGGGCAGGCCGATGCGGCTGTCGTTCCCTCAGCCCTTGCGCCAGTCGTTGTCCCCATTGTTGCCCCCATCGTTACCCCGACGGCCGGCTCGGCGGCTACCCGGCAACTCACACTCTCCGACCGGTTCGACGCCGTGCGCGCCGCCTCCGTCGCCTTCGCCCAGGGCCTCTCGGACGCCGACGCCACCGTGCAGTCCATGCCCGACGCGAGTCCGATCAAGTGGCATCTCGCCCACACGACCTGGTTTTTCGAGACGTTTCTGCTCGGCGAAGCCGGCGCAGCGGCCGGGACTCCCGGCAAACGCTATCGCCCTTACGATCCCCGCTTCGCCTACCTCTTCAATTCGTATTACGAGGCAGCGGGCCCGCGTCACCCACGCCCGCAACGCGGCCTGCTCACCCGCCCCACGCTCGACGAAGTGCTGGCCTACCGCCGTCATGTCGACGCCGCCATGCACGAGCATCTGCTGCACGCCGACGTTGCGCCCGAGATCGTCGCGCTCATCACGCTGGGCCTGCATCACGAAGAGCAGCATCAGGAACTGATGCACACCGATCTGCTACATCTCTTTGCCCAGAACCCGTTGCGGCCCGCCCATCGCTTACCTCATTCACCTCATTCACCGCGCGCCATGCCCCACGCAGCGTCGCCACGGCAATGGATCGAGCACGACGGCGGGCAATTCCGTATCGGCCACCCGGGCGACACGAGCAGCGCCGGCGGGCAATTCGCTTTCGATTGCGAGACGCCTTCGCATGACGTGCTGCTGCGTCCCTTCGCGATCGCGTCGCGTGTGGTGACCAACGCCGAGTGGCGGGCCTTCATCGAAGATGGGGGATATCGCATGGCCGGGCTCTGGCTCTCGGATGGCTGGGCGACGGTGCAACGCGAAGGCTGGGGGCATCCGCTTTACTGGGAACTGCACAACGGCGAATGGCACGCGATGACGCTGGCCGGCATGCAGCCGGTCGACGACGACGCGCCCGTGCAGCACGTCAGCTATTTCGAAGCCGACGCGTTCGCTCGCTGGGCAGGCAAGCGCCTGCCGACAGAACAGGAATGGGAAGTGGCCGCGCGTGCGTCGGACAGCGCATCGTCGCCCGGACAAGTCGCGATGGAGCAACGTTTTGGTCCGGTATGGCAGTGGACGGCAAGTCCCTATGTGGCCTATCCGGGATTCAGGACGGCATCGGGGGCCGTCGGCGAGTACAACGGCAAATTCATGTGCGGACAGTTCGTGCTGCGCGGCGGAT harbors:
- a CDS encoding chromate transporter, coding for MTRPAADTASAPNVDAPKASLTDSRVPHITRRSEPSTEPPTCRDLALAFGAIGATGFGGVLPWARRMLVDQRRWLTDREFAELLPLAQLLPGPNVANIATVLGRRFRGPRGAIAAVAGLYCCPTIVIVLIGLAYARWGQTPLVQHVLSGLMPAATGLVIATSLRLLAGLERHWTTLALAGATFVGSFVLGLPLLLVLGVLGPCAILTAHRRARRHRQNEQDSQDVSAAP
- a CDS encoding chromate transporter, which produces MNTLVDLFAHGTLWSLLAVGGTNVTLADIHRYAVETRHWITDAQFVTFFSLAQAAPGPNGMAVTLIGLQAAGLPGALTATLAKCAPSSLLAYLVGGWVDRHERSPWVRAVRAGLAPITVGLLAASSALIAREVDINLARGLVTLVAVVVTLRTRWNPLWLIAAGSALGLTGALM
- the egtB gene encoding ergothioneine biosynthesis protein EgtB; the encoded protein is MTVPCCTSQAEAPSGASPNATRSQIARDGPPSAAPVHGQVDGQADAAVVPSALAPVVVPIVAPIVTPTAGSAATRQLTLSDRFDAVRAASVAFAQGLSDADATVQSMPDASPIKWHLAHTTWFFETFLLGEAGAAAGTPGKRYRPYDPRFAYLFNSYYEAAGPRHPRPQRGLLTRPTLDEVLAYRRHVDAAMHEHLLHADVAPEIVALITLGLHHEEQHQELMHTDLLHLFAQNPLRPAHRLPHSPHSPRAMPHAASPRQWIEHDGGQFRIGHPGDTSSAGGQFAFDCETPSHDVLLRPFAIASRVVTNAEWRAFIEDGGYRMAGLWLSDGWATVQREGWGHPLYWELHNGEWHAMTLAGMQPVDDDAPVQHVSYFEADAFARWAGKRLPTEQEWEVAARASDSASSPGQVAMEQRFGPVWQWTASPYVAYPGFRTASGAVGEYNGKFMCGQFVLRGGSIATPPGHARTTYRNFFYPHQRWQFCGLRLAEDR